The following proteins are co-located in the Paludibaculum fermentans genome:
- a CDS encoding glycosyltransferase family 4 protein — MKIAVEAACWLNGRGYGRHLRSLLRALLQEDRCNQYTLCFDYQPEPGTVPDGCEVRVAGAKVPAAIAASASGRRSLGDMCRLSRLLSDPQFDLILFPTVYSFVPVTGRATRLVMIHDVIAETFPQLTVPSPTARLFWNLKVAWARRQADAIVTVSEYSKRGILDRFHVPEDRVFLAGEAGDAAFRRLDMPELTPLLASLGLSKGQRFVVYVGGFSPHKNLDALVQAFARVQDENVRLILVGDYQREVFHSYYSTVRTLVDSKGLANRVTFAGFVPDEDLAVLLNLADVLVLPSLMEGFGLPAVEAAACGCPVIATTASPLPQLLPGAGLFVEPNEAELTRALSTVLGSAEMRQRMGAAGVEAAGRLTWAAAARQMLAIFETVQSRKNRV, encoded by the coding sequence GTGAAGATCGCGGTGGAGGCGGCGTGCTGGCTGAATGGCCGCGGGTACGGCCGTCATTTGCGGTCGCTGCTGCGGGCGTTGCTCCAGGAAGATCGCTGCAATCAGTACACTCTTTGCTTTGATTACCAACCGGAACCCGGCACCGTTCCGGACGGCTGCGAAGTGCGGGTGGCCGGCGCCAAGGTGCCGGCGGCGATCGCGGCGTCGGCGTCGGGCCGCCGGTCGCTAGGCGACATGTGTCGTTTAAGCCGTTTGCTGTCCGATCCGCAGTTCGACTTGATCCTGTTTCCAACGGTTTACAGCTTTGTGCCGGTGACCGGACGGGCAACCCGGCTGGTGATGATCCACGACGTGATCGCCGAGACGTTCCCGCAACTCACCGTGCCGTCGCCCACTGCCCGCCTATTCTGGAACCTGAAGGTGGCGTGGGCCCGGCGGCAGGCAGATGCGATCGTGACGGTGTCTGAGTACTCCAAACGCGGCATTCTGGACCGGTTCCATGTGCCCGAAGACCGCGTGTTCCTGGCCGGTGAAGCGGGCGATGCGGCGTTCCGGCGGCTGGACATGCCGGAGCTGACGCCACTGCTGGCCAGCCTGGGCTTGTCGAAGGGCCAACGCTTCGTCGTCTATGTCGGCGGCTTCAGCCCGCACAAGAACCTGGACGCGCTGGTACAGGCGTTCGCCCGTGTTCAGGACGAGAATGTCAGGCTGATCCTGGTGGGTGACTATCAACGGGAAGTCTTCCATAGCTACTACTCGACGGTGCGTACTCTCGTTGATTCCAAAGGGCTTGCGAATCGAGTGACGTTCGCCGGCTTCGTTCCGGACGAGGACTTGGCGGTGCTGTTGAACCTGGCGGACGTGCTCGTCCTGCCCTCCCTGATGGAGGGCTTCGGCCTGCCCGCGGTCGAGGCGGCGGCCTGCGGGTGCCCCGTCATCGCTACGACGGCCAGTCCGCTGCCGCAACTCCTGCCCGGAGCGGGCCTATTCGTCGAACCAAACGAAGCCGAACTGACACGGGCGCTGTCAACCGTACTTGGTTCCGCCGAAATGCGCCAACGAATGGGCGCCGCCGGGGTGGAGGCGGCTGGCCGACTGACCTGGGCCGCCGCCGCCCGGCAGATGCTGGCGATCTTCGAAACTGTCCAATCCCGGAAGAACCGGGTCTGA